In a single window of the Micromonospora inositola genome:
- the lepB gene encoding signal peptidase I — MIDEQTEKPRSSFWKELPILLGVAILVAVLVRAFVLQTFFIPSPSMENTLKIDDRVLVNKLVYDFRSPHRGEVIVFKAPTEWSGNPEGEDFIKRVIGVAGDHVVCCDVQDRLVINGRSLEEPYIYSANGQQDKPADQDFDITVPQGRLWVMGDHRSASGDSLEHWQQSGQDITEATIPEDQVVGRAFTVFWPVDRATWLTVPKQFDGIPNP, encoded by the coding sequence GTGATTGACGAGCAGACCGAAAAGCCTCGCAGCTCCTTCTGGAAGGAGCTGCCCATCCTCCTGGGCGTGGCGATCCTGGTCGCAGTGCTGGTGCGTGCCTTCGTGCTGCAGACCTTCTTCATCCCCTCCCCGTCCATGGAGAACACTCTCAAGATCGACGATCGGGTGCTGGTCAACAAGCTGGTCTACGACTTCCGGTCGCCGCACCGGGGCGAGGTGATCGTCTTCAAGGCGCCCACCGAGTGGAGCGGCAACCCGGAGGGTGAGGACTTCATCAAGCGGGTGATCGGGGTCGCCGGCGACCACGTGGTCTGCTGCGACGTTCAGGACCGGTTGGTCATCAACGGCCGATCGCTGGAGGAACCGTACATCTACTCCGCCAACGGCCAGCAGGACAAGCCCGCCGACCAGGACTTCGACATCACCGTGCCGCAGGGGCGGCTCTGGGTGATGGGTGACCACCGTTCGGCCTCGGGCGACTCGCTGGAGCACTGGCAGCAGTCCGGCCAGGACATCACCGAGGCCACCATCCCCGAGGACCAGGTGGTCGGGCGGGCGTTCACCGTCTTCTGGCCGGTCGACCGGGCGACCTGGCTCACCGTCCCCAAGCAGTTCGACGGGATCCCCAATCCCTGA
- a CDS encoding NUDIX hydrolase: protein MTVYTPRRAARVLLVDAADRVLLFAGTDPARPGHSYWFTPGGGLDPGESPVDGAARELAEETGLRLIPAELGPPVWAETVEFPFDGVWYRQEQEFFLVRVPAWEVDTAGFDEIERASVSGHRWWSLGELAGTAERYYPEDLPAVLTRALAARAAAHGGTPC, encoded by the coding sequence GTGACCGTCTACACCCCGCGACGCGCGGCCCGGGTGCTGCTCGTCGACGCGGCCGACCGGGTGCTGCTCTTCGCCGGCACCGATCCGGCCCGGCCCGGGCACAGCTACTGGTTCACCCCCGGCGGCGGGCTCGACCCGGGGGAGAGCCCGGTCGACGGCGCGGCCCGCGAGCTGGCCGAGGAGACCGGGCTGCGGCTCATCCCGGCCGAGCTGGGCCCGCCGGTGTGGGCCGAGACGGTCGAGTTCCCGTTCGACGGCGTCTGGTACCGGCAGGAGCAGGAGTTCTTCCTGGTCCGCGTCCCGGCCTGGGAGGTGGACACCGCGGGCTTCGACGAGATCGAGCGCGCCAGCGTCAGCGGCCACCGCTGGTGGTCCCTGGGCGAGCTGGCCGGCACCGCCGAGCGCTACTACCCCGAGGATCTGCCGGCAGTGCTGACCCGGGCGCTCGCCGCCCGAGCCGCCGCCCACGGGGGTACGCCGTGCTGA
- the rplS gene encoding 50S ribosomal protein L19 → MNILDALDAQSKRVDLPDFRAGDTVKVHARVVEGNRSRVQIFQGVVIRRQGDGLRETFSVRKVSFGVGVERTYPINSPAIDRIEVVTRGDVRRAKLYYLRELRGKKAKIKELREKQPS, encoded by the coding sequence ATGAACATCCTGGACGCCCTTGACGCCCAGTCGAAGCGGGTCGACCTCCCCGACTTCCGTGCCGGTGACACCGTGAAGGTGCACGCGCGGGTCGTCGAGGGAAACCGGTCCCGGGTCCAGATCTTCCAGGGCGTCGTCATCCGCCGCCAGGGTGACGGTCTGCGCGAGACCTTCTCGGTCCGCAAGGTCAGCTTCGGTGTCGGTGTGGAGCGGACGTACCCGATCAACAGCCCGGCGATCGACCGGATCGAGGTCGTGACCCGCGGTGACGTGCGTCGGGCCAAGCTCTACTACCTGCGCGAGCTGCGCGGCAAGAAGGCCAAGATCAAGGAGCTGCGCGAGAAGCAGCCCAGCTGA